One stretch of Chryseobacterium scophthalmum DNA includes these proteins:
- a CDS encoding phage tail protein: MEGTIGEIRLFAANFAPRDWSYCNGALIAIRANTALFSILGTTYGGDGKVTFGLPNLSGRSAVGAGQGPGLSYYDLGEMTGTNKTTLTVLNLPPHTHTAGGNIVIPAFSDDGDSATPANNILASKSAMYTSEAGDSNTKSIPLNIQVSVIGGSNPINITQPSLGMNYIICMYGVFPSRS; encoded by the coding sequence ATGGAAGGAACAATAGGAGAAATCCGCCTTTTTGCCGCAAACTTTGCACCTAGAGATTGGTCGTATTGTAATGGTGCATTAATCGCAATCAGAGCAAACACCGCTTTATTCTCTATTTTGGGAACCACTTATGGAGGAGATGGAAAAGTCACTTTCGGCTTACCTAATCTTTCAGGAAGATCTGCCGTAGGAGCAGGGCAAGGACCTGGATTATCTTACTACGACTTAGGTGAGATGACCGGTACAAATAAAACAACACTTACTGTTTTGAATCTTCCACCACATACTCATACCGCGGGAGGAAATATTGTTATTCCTGCATTTTCAGATGATGGAGACTCTGCAACTCCGGCAAATAATATTTTGGCTTCAAAGAGTGCTATGTATACATCTGAGGCAGGTGATTCTAATACTAAATCTATTCCTCTGAACATTCAGGTGAGTGTTATAGGCGGAAGCAATCCAATTAATATTACTCAGCCTTCACTAGGAATGAATTATATTATTTGCATGTACGGAGTTTTCCCATCTAGAAGCTAA